A part of Aquaspirillum sp. LM1 genomic DNA contains:
- a CDS encoding TIR domain-containing protein, whose amino-acid sequence MSQVFISYRHSDIHSPRVAELAQTLRAAGVNVVIDSDQLPAGPNEGWPKWSQQQVEKADKVLIACTQGWRECYEAGGSSATGLGSAAEAHIVRQILYKTGFNNPKFRIVLLAPDDMPSIPLGLEPFHWFDWHTKHGQAQLLDWLKPKTTPQASVIPWPTLHTPFDRRMANCNDEFQAFEAMLQGHSTLRALLIQGPSGHGKTELANECQRMAIDLGLEYSRIECRGGATLEAVLHEVAVPGFTPCAEDLPGTQRKHWIEACKNLDHPHLLLVDTVEQASEEVKEWLERDVLTHLHACPGLRVVLCGQSIPRRQYNVWRNYAQTFDLQPILDSKVWQAFCIKNSRSTSLPGNAAQFIEALIFTYRGDPNKISPILNLYTERLGATGSTI is encoded by the coding sequence ATGAGCCAGGTTTTTATTTCGTATCGACACAGCGACATCCACAGCCCCCGTGTGGCCGAATTGGCGCAAACCCTGCGCGCCGCTGGGGTGAACGTGGTGATTGACTCTGACCAACTGCCTGCCGGGCCGAATGAAGGCTGGCCGAAGTGGTCGCAACAGCAGGTAGAGAAAGCTGACAAGGTGCTGATTGCCTGCACGCAAGGCTGGCGGGAGTGTTACGAAGCAGGCGGCTCCTCGGCAACTGGCCTTGGCAGTGCTGCAGAAGCACATATCGTGCGTCAGATTCTGTATAAAACTGGCTTCAATAACCCAAAATTCCGCATAGTGTTATTGGCCCCGGACGATATGCCGAGCATCCCTCTTGGGCTAGAGCCCTTTCATTGGTTTGATTGGCACACAAAACATGGGCAAGCCCAACTGCTAGACTGGCTAAAGCCTAAAACCACCCCCCAAGCCTCCGTCATCCCCTGGCCTACACTGCACACGCCATTCGACCGCCGCATGGCCAACTGCAACGACGAATTCCAGGCTTTTGAAGCCATGCTACAAGGCCACTCTACCCTGCGTGCGCTGCTCATCCAAGGCCCGAGTGGGCACGGCAAAACCGAATTGGCCAATGAATGCCAGCGCATGGCCATAGATCTGGGGCTTGAGTATTCACGAATCGAATGCAGAGGTGGTGCCACCTTGGAGGCAGTGCTTCACGAGGTGGCTGTGCCAGGGTTTACCCCCTGCGCCGAAGACTTGCCTGGCACGCAGCGCAAGCACTGGATTGAAGCCTGCAAAAATCTGGACCATCCTCATCTGTTGTTAGTGGACACCGTTGAGCAGGCCTCAGAAGAGGTAAAAGAATGGCTGGAGCGTGATGTGCTGACGCACCTGCATGCCTGCCCTGGCTTGCGAGTGGTTTTATGCGGGCAGTCTATCCCTCGCCGCCAGTACAATGTCTGGCGAAATTATGCGCAAACATTTGACCTACAACCGATTTTGGATAGCAAGGTGTGGCAGGCATTTTGTATAAAAAATAGCCGCAGCACGTCGTTACCTGGAAATGCCGCTCAATTTATTGAGGCACTGATCTTTACCTACAGAGGTGACCCCAACAAAATTTCGCCTATTCTAAACTTGTATACCGAGCGCCTTGGTGCCACGGGGAGCACCATATGA